In Edaphobacter paludis, a single window of DNA contains:
- a CDS encoding EAL domain-containing protein: MSAEQVRAGLRRSEFVPFFQPVVTLHTGEVAGMEVLARWQHASRGVLPPEAFIRIAEQAGLIGELTAMLMEKSFNAASMLPNTQWLAFNVSPYLLHDLALPKQIREAANAAAFPLNRVVIEITESALLEDLQHAQTISAELKALGCRLALDDFGTGYSSLLHLQSLPFDELKVDRSFVSSMAERRQSRKIVSAVVGLGQSLGLTTVAEGVETEEQAEMLLLLGCEMGQGWLFGKPVPAERLSEAITMHPPVRLRPTSSVWRDISYSSPPGQRLSHLQALYDGAPVGLAFLSPDLRYISINQQLAEMNGAPIHDHLGRLVSEMIPAVYPQLEPYLRRALAGVPVNAVEITQRAADGGHEEAFLFSYLPAFDEAAEVVGISVAVVDITGRRRTETALRESEDHYRHMVELNPQIPWVLDEEGMATMISPRWQQITGMSEEDSRGRGFISALHPDDQERVAESIARSLQTGEPIDVECRVRTSTGEWRWIHSRGAPRRDKAGKIIRWYGSAADIHAQKQLEEELRRRTGEDNSPSTY, translated from the coding sequence ATGAGCGCTGAACAGGTTCGAGCAGGCTTGCGGCGCAGCGAGTTTGTTCCGTTTTTCCAGCCAGTCGTGACCCTTCATACAGGCGAAGTTGCTGGCATGGAGGTGCTCGCCCGGTGGCAGCATGCAAGTCGTGGCGTTCTGCCTCCCGAGGCATTTATCCGCATCGCAGAGCAGGCAGGCCTCATCGGCGAGCTGACCGCCATGTTGATGGAGAAATCCTTCAACGCCGCTAGTATGCTGCCCAACACGCAGTGGCTCGCCTTCAACGTCTCCCCTTACCTCCTGCACGATCTCGCGCTTCCAAAACAGATTCGAGAGGCAGCCAACGCCGCTGCATTTCCTCTCAATCGCGTCGTCATCGAAATCACCGAGAGCGCTCTCCTCGAGGACCTGCAGCATGCGCAAACCATCTCAGCGGAGCTCAAGGCGCTCGGGTGCCGCCTGGCCCTCGACGATTTCGGCACAGGCTACTCCAGCCTGCTCCATCTCCAGTCGTTGCCCTTCGATGAATTGAAGGTAGACCGCAGCTTCGTTAGCTCGATGGCGGAACGGCGGCAGAGCCGCAAAATCGTTTCCGCAGTCGTAGGCCTCGGCCAGAGCCTCGGCCTGACCACGGTCGCCGAGGGCGTGGAAACCGAGGAACAAGCCGAGATGCTGCTGTTGCTCGGCTGCGAAATGGGCCAGGGCTGGCTCTTCGGCAAACCTGTTCCCGCCGAACGCCTCAGCGAGGCAATAACCATGCACCCACCGGTCAGGCTGCGCCCCACCTCCAGCGTCTGGCGGGATATCTCATACAGTTCACCTCCGGGCCAGCGTCTCTCTCACCTGCAGGCGCTCTACGACGGCGCCCCTGTCGGCCTTGCCTTCCTCAGCCCCGACCTGCGCTACATCAGCATCAATCAGCAGCTCGCCGAGATGAACGGTGCTCCGATCCACGACCATCTCGGACGGCTTGTCAGCGAGATGATCCCGGCTGTGTATCCACAGCTTGAACCCTACCTGCGTCGCGCCTTGGCAGGAGTGCCGGTCAATGCCGTGGAGATCACGCAGAGAGCGGCTGACGGTGGGCACGAGGAGGCATTCCTTTTCTCCTACTTGCCAGCCTTCGACGAAGCCGCCGAGGTGGTAGGAATCTCCGTTGCAGTCGTCGATATCACCGGCCGAAGGCGAACCGAGACGGCGCTGCGGGAGAGCGAAGACCACTACCGTCACATGGTCGAGTTGAACCCGCAGATCCCATGGGTGCTCGACGAAGAGGGCATGGCGACGATGATCAGTCCGCGATGGCAGCAGATTACCGGGATGAGCGAAGAGGACTCACGTGGACGAGGATTCATCAGCGCGCTCCACCCGGACGATCAAGAGCGGGTGGCGGAGAGCATCGCACGCTCACTCCAGACCGGAGAGCCCATTGACGTGGAGTGTCGGGTCCGCACTTCCACCGGAGAGTGGCGCTGGATACATTCACGCGGAGCGCCGCGACGTGATAAAGCCGGAAAGATTATCCGATGGTACGGCAGCGCTGCCGATATCCATGCACAGAAACAGCTGGAGGAAGAGCTGCGAAGGCGAACAGGTGAAGACAACTCGCCTAGTACCTATTAG
- a CDS encoding metal-dependent transcriptional regulator — MKKTKRANWERNTESVDDYLKAIYSIGGDERRRVGGSELAVRLEVAPASVTNMLQKLASDPKSLVDYKRGEGVKLSGAGRRRALEIVRHHRLVETFLFQVLDYPMDELHDEAERLEHFISESFEERIATKLGNPTADPHGHCIPALDGTMPPAHGVTCRCGL, encoded by the coding sequence TTGAAGAAGACGAAACGAGCAAACTGGGAACGGAACACGGAATCCGTAGACGACTACCTGAAGGCCATCTACTCGATTGGCGGCGACGAACGCAGACGAGTCGGCGGCTCAGAGCTGGCAGTGCGCCTTGAGGTTGCCCCCGCCTCGGTCACGAACATGCTCCAGAAGCTCGCAAGCGATCCGAAGTCGCTGGTGGACTATAAGCGCGGCGAGGGCGTGAAGTTGTCGGGTGCCGGACGAAGACGAGCCCTGGAGATCGTGAGGCATCATCGATTGGTCGAGACGTTTCTCTTTCAGGTGCTCGACTATCCCATGGATGAGCTTCATGACGAAGCCGAGCGGCTGGAGCATTTCATCTCGGAATCGTTTGAGGAGCGGATTGCGACGAAACTCGGCAACCCAACAGCCGACCCCCATGGCCATTGCATCCCGGCTCTGGATGGAACCATGCCACCTGCTCACGGCGTGACCTGCAGGTGCGGTCTCTGA
- a CDS encoding TonB-dependent receptor, with product MRSILKTLFLLLLFWFLPLIGARAQSGISSALAGTVTDSSGALIPHATVTATDVSTKAVRTGQTDASGHYLLSQINPGTYQVAVTSSGFGVASSEATPVGVGRTITLNFTLSVSSASESVEVTAQQGLLSLDNPNTTTTLEAKTINSLPNPGQDLTFVAQFAQGALMNTAGSSNDAKAAGGYGNVEFNGLPATSNGYILDGYDTNDPWLGLNIGLSTNLVIGLDAVQEATVNTNSYAVDQGRYGAAQVNYFTKSGGSRFHGDVYEVWNGSLLNAQNYFLHANDSPGNIAKKPRSTVNEFGVSVSGPILPQKLFFFAHYEGIRIALPVVSQVTAPSPVYQQYVLQRLAVGGVDPITGVTLSAQPAEIPLYRSMFALYSNTGGTPVPVSTCPFDENGTLLPAPAAGTLLNGSGCANQRQASLNNKDSEDLIVLKMDQTINEKNSVWYRFQQDTGLQAAYTDPINPIFNAFSPQPQRTLVLGYTHLFTPNLVNQINPGASWYASVFEPNNFASVQQQFPIVLAAGTSNLPFTTIGGNDQTYPQGRKVTQWQVNDNLIWTLHRHTLKFGINTRRVDVSNYDLGQGTVPLVTVNDLAQFTYGAAYTATQSFPVRTRERVANGNFEFYAMDSYKPSARLTLTAGMRVTWNTNVVNDQGLFARSAGSFLDMQHSNAQPLNQAILTGIHNLFPATPLFIYQPRVSIAYQVEPHTAVHAGFGVFSDIIPAQIADLASTNAPYAPSFVGGLAGQVGGVAIFPGVPGSAVDALASANKALQTSFSTGAPPCTGIASGDAVCPLAVGLNTFPTGTLKTPLYYQYSAGVEQQVGGKGAVRVDFVGTRGLHEPYQVELNGYQNVCAGCFSPYAYSHPLDQRFGSVNEFRTDANSSYAGLQTSYTQQIAGLTLRGNYTLSHCLDEVSNGGLLSFSSQGILSPLAGELSRSYGSCDYDVRHNISAFGLYQIPFHSHQALLRQMLSGWAFSETAFFHTGLPFTILSQPYTANGNGVFQSSGPQFARRVPGVPLYQRSAVRGVTVAGTRQWINPDAFASVVDPSTGACTGGDSVANCQFGDSGRNTVRGPHFTDSDIYITKTLKLHEGVTFRFDAQMFNAFNHANFALPSNVEAGVPGSLIPARFGTLQSTISPPTGLLGVGLGGDSSPRMIAFQGRIEF from the coding sequence ATGCGCTCCATACTTAAAACTCTCTTTCTGCTGCTACTCTTTTGGTTCCTGCCGCTCATTGGCGCCCGTGCGCAGAGTGGCATTTCGAGCGCCCTAGCCGGGACCGTGACCGACAGCAGCGGTGCTCTAATTCCCCACGCCACGGTTACAGCAACGGACGTAAGTACAAAGGCCGTGCGCACTGGACAAACGGACGCAAGTGGGCACTACCTGCTTTCCCAAATCAATCCAGGCACCTATCAGGTGGCGGTCACCTCCTCCGGATTTGGAGTGGCGTCTTCGGAAGCGACACCGGTCGGGGTAGGGCGTACCATCACGCTGAACTTCACTCTGTCCGTAAGCTCCGCCTCGGAAAGTGTCGAGGTGACCGCACAACAGGGCCTGCTCAGTCTGGACAATCCGAACACGACGACAACGCTCGAAGCGAAGACGATCAACAGCCTTCCAAATCCAGGACAGGACCTGACCTTCGTCGCTCAGTTTGCGCAGGGTGCGTTGATGAATACAGCAGGATCATCCAACGATGCCAAGGCCGCAGGTGGCTATGGCAACGTCGAATTCAATGGGCTCCCCGCAACCTCGAATGGGTACATTCTCGACGGTTACGACACCAACGATCCGTGGCTGGGGCTGAACATCGGCTTGTCGACCAATCTTGTCATTGGCCTCGATGCCGTGCAGGAAGCCACCGTGAACACGAACTCTTATGCAGTCGACCAGGGCCGCTACGGCGCAGCGCAGGTCAACTACTTCACCAAATCGGGAGGAAGCCGCTTCCACGGCGATGTGTACGAGGTGTGGAATGGGTCGCTTCTGAATGCCCAGAATTACTTCCTGCACGCGAACGACTCTCCCGGCAACATCGCGAAGAAGCCGCGGTCCACGGTGAACGAGTTTGGCGTTAGCGTCAGCGGTCCAATCCTGCCGCAGAAGCTCTTCTTCTTCGCTCACTATGAAGGCATTCGCATTGCGCTGCCGGTAGTGTCGCAGGTCACAGCTCCGTCGCCTGTCTACCAGCAATATGTGTTGCAGCGGCTTGCGGTGGGTGGCGTAGACCCAATCACAGGGGTCACGCTGTCAGCGCAGCCAGCGGAAATCCCGCTTTATCGTTCTATGTTTGCGCTCTATTCCAATACGGGCGGAACGCCAGTGCCGGTGAGCACTTGTCCCTTTGACGAGAATGGGACATTGCTTCCTGCGCCTGCTGCTGGAACTCTTCTGAACGGCAGCGGCTGCGCGAATCAGCGACAGGCGTCCTTAAACAACAAGGATAGCGAAGATCTGATCGTGCTGAAGATGGATCAGACAATCAACGAAAAGAACAGCGTCTGGTACCGGTTTCAGCAGGATACCGGACTGCAAGCTGCCTATACCGATCCGATCAACCCGATCTTCAATGCCTTCTCTCCCCAACCACAGCGCACCCTTGTCCTGGGGTACACACACCTCTTCACGCCTAACCTGGTGAACCAGATCAATCCCGGCGCAAGCTGGTATGCGAGCGTCTTCGAGCCGAACAACTTCGCTTCCGTCCAGCAGCAGTTCCCGATTGTTCTCGCGGCAGGAACTTCCAACCTCCCTTTCACCACGATCGGCGGCAATGACCAGACCTATCCGCAGGGGCGCAAAGTCACGCAATGGCAGGTGAACGATAACCTGATCTGGACGCTGCATCGCCATACGCTGAAGTTTGGAATCAATACACGCCGCGTGGACGTGAGCAACTATGACCTCGGGCAAGGGACTGTACCGCTCGTGACGGTGAACGATCTCGCTCAGTTCACCTACGGAGCGGCTTATACAGCGACACAAAGCTTTCCAGTGCGAACACGGGAGCGCGTCGCGAATGGCAACTTTGAGTTCTATGCGATGGACAGCTACAAGCCGTCAGCCAGACTGACATTGACTGCCGGGATGCGGGTGACCTGGAATACGAACGTCGTCAACGATCAAGGCCTTTTCGCGCGTTCGGCGGGCTCGTTTCTCGACATGCAGCACAGCAACGCGCAGCCGCTGAATCAGGCGATTCTTACGGGTATTCATAATCTCTTCCCAGCCACACCGCTGTTCATCTATCAGCCTCGCGTGTCCATCGCGTATCAGGTCGAGCCGCACACTGCCGTTCACGCGGGCTTCGGAGTTTTCAGTGACATCATCCCCGCGCAGATTGCCGATCTGGCTTCGACCAACGCGCCTTATGCTCCCAGCTTTGTGGGTGGCCTGGCCGGACAGGTCGGTGGCGTGGCCATCTTTCCGGGGGTTCCGGGCAGCGCAGTTGACGCTCTTGCCTCCGCGAACAAGGCCCTGCAAACGAGCTTCAGCACCGGCGCTCCGCCGTGTACTGGCATCGCTTCTGGAGATGCGGTTTGTCCGCTGGCGGTCGGGCTTAACACCTTTCCAACCGGCACTCTGAAGACTCCCTTGTACTACCAGTACAGCGCCGGGGTGGAGCAACAGGTCGGCGGCAAAGGCGCAGTGCGTGTGGACTTCGTCGGCACTCGCGGCCTTCACGAGCCGTATCAAGTAGAGCTAAATGGCTACCAGAACGTCTGCGCAGGCTGCTTTTCACCGTATGCCTATAGCCATCCACTCGATCAACGCTTCGGCAGTGTGAACGAGTTTCGGACAGATGCGAACAGCAGCTACGCCGGGCTGCAAACGAGCTATACCCAGCAGATCGCCGGACTCACTCTGCGCGGTAACTACACCCTCAGTCATTGTCTCGATGAGGTTTCGAACGGCGGGCTCCTGTCGTTTTCCAGCCAGGGAATCCTCTCGCCTCTGGCCGGCGAGCTGAGCCGCAGCTATGGAAGCTGCGATTATGACGTTCGCCACAACATCTCTGCATTCGGCCTCTACCAGATTCCCTTTCACTCGCATCAGGCGCTCCTGCGCCAGATGCTTAGCGGATGGGCTTTCTCGGAAACGGCCTTCTTCCATACGGGATTGCCCTTCACGATCCTCAGCCAGCCATATACCGCGAATGGAAACGGTGTCTTCCAGTCCAGCGGTCCGCAGTTTGCCCGGCGTGTTCCTGGGGTACCGCTCTACCAGAGATCCGCCGTCAGGGGCGTCACTGTAGCTGGTACGCGGCAGTGGATCAATCCGGATGCATTCGCCTCGGTCGTCGACCCTTCAACGGGAGCCTGCACGGGTGGGGACTCGGTGGCCAACTGCCAGTTTGGAGATTCGGGAAGGAACACCGTTCGAGG